A genomic stretch from bacterium includes:
- a CDS encoding sugar phosphate isomerase/epimerase, whose amino-acid sequence MKVGVQLYTLRDFTKTAKQTAETLRKVKEMGYNIVQVSAVDEPKDVKELKKLLDDNGLIAVSTHTGYEEIVKETDKVIEEHKILGCEAIICPGLPMELHNKEGYIKVGKDFSKVIGKIKENGLVLAYHNHGIEFERYEGKTGLEILMENCPELEAEIDTYWVQYGGGDPAYWIERFKNRVSQVHFKDMGIIQNRQVMPPIGEGNLNWERIIEACRNANVKYCLVEMDTPTIEPFEALRISLENLKRLGLEA is encoded by the coding sequence ATGAAAGTCGGCGTCCAGCTTTACACATTGAGAGATTTCACGAAAACTGCGAAGCAAACAGCTGAAACCCTGAGGAAAGTGAAGGAGATGGGCTACAACATCGTCCAAGTATCCGCTGTTGATGAACCGAAAGATGTTAAGGAATTGAAGAAACTATTGGATGATAATGGGCTCATCGCCGTTTCAACACACACGGGATATGAGGAAATCGTTAAGGAAACTGATAAGGTAATTGAGGAACACAAGATACTCGGATGTGAAGCAATTATATGCCCTGGCTTGCCGATGGAGCTTCATAATAAGGAAGGATATATAAAGGTTGGGAAGGATTTCTCAAAGGTCATAGGGAAAATCAAGGAGAACGGGCTCGTCCTTGCCTATCACAATCATGGGATAGAGTTTGAGAGATATGAGGGTAAAACAGGATTGGAAATCTTGATGGAGAATTGCCCCGAGCTTGAGGCGGAAATTGACACTTATTGGGTTCAATATGGAGGAGGCGACCCCGCTTACTGGATTGAGAGATTCAAAAACAGGGTGAGCCAAGTCCATTTCAAGGATATGGGAATCATTCAAAATAGGCAGGTTATGCCTCCAATTGGGGAAGGAAATTTGAACTGGGAGAGAATAATTGAGGCTTGCAGAAACGCCAATGTAAAATATTGCCTTGTAGAGATGGACACCCCAACGATAGAACCATTTGAGGCACTAAGGATAAGCTTGGAGAATCTCAAGCGATTGGGCTTGGAAGCTTAG
- the nrdD gene encoding anaerobic ribonucleoside-triphosphate reductase: MIEEKKEVTDVSLFVRTSGEQLERWNRQRIVDALVREAHMEVAIAQRIAKEVEEEIFASHIQVITTSLVRELVDAKLIEYGFENARRMHTRIGVPVYDVKNIIFYPNKENANIPHNPEATNLTLAEAIKREFALLHVFSQEISDAHISGIIHLHDLGFIDRPYCSGQSLEYVKKFGLDLPNALSIAKPARHPEVLLGQLIKFSAALQGHFAGAIGWDAVNLFFAPYLEGLSDREIHQLAQMLIFEFSQQAVARGGQAIFSDINLYWEVPEHFADVPAIGPGGEYTGKTYKEYEKEAQRFVKAIFEVYLEGDGTGRPFFFPKPLVHMTEKFFQTEGWQDFLNFICEVAAEKGNTYFVFDRGGTAKISECCRLSFKLEESDMADAAQPWKMRYAAIQNVTINLPRIAYEAEGSDALLFHLLRERVELAVKAHLQKRRFLEELLSLGSEGPLALLAMSRDGQPYLRMHRATYLIGMVGLNEMVQAHLGKEMHECNEALKFGLKVIAFMKLLCEEFSRKYNMRFVLEQTPAESAAHRLAKLDLSHYPDKAEHIVKGDISKGEIYYTNSTYLNVSVPINPIERVKKEGLFHPLIEAGALTHIWLGEARPNAESLANFVVKVFRQTENAQIAFSPEFTFCNRCSSLSRGILNACPRCSSQDVEGITRVTGYFSRVSGWNKGKRGELKDRFRSGKYFLEEKIK; encoded by the coding sequence ATGATTGAGGAAAAGAAAGAGGTCACCGATGTTTCCCTCTTCGTCCGCACCTCTGGAGAACAATTAGAGCGTTGGAATAGGCAAAGGATAGTTGACGCCCTCGTCAGAGAGGCTCATATGGAGGTTGCCATCGCCCAACGTATAGCAAAGGAGGTAGAGGAGGAGATTTTCGCCTCCCATATCCAAGTTATAACCACCTCCTTAGTGAGGGAATTGGTTGATGCTAAATTGATAGAATATGGCTTTGAGAACGCCCGTAGGATGCATACCCGCATAGGCGTTCCCGTTTACGATGTGAAGAACATTATTTTTTATCCGAACAAGGAGAACGCGAATATCCCCCACAATCCCGAGGCAACTAATCTAACCCTCGCCGAGGCTATAAAGAGGGAATTCGCCCTCCTCCATGTCTTCTCTCAAGAGATATCCGATGCCCACATTAGCGGCATCATTCATCTCCACGACCTTGGCTTCATTGACCGCCCTTATTGTTCAGGACAATCGCTTGAATATGTGAAGAAGTTCGGCTTAGACCTACCCAATGCGCTCTCCATAGCCAAACCCGCAAGACATCCCGAGGTTCTTCTCGGTCAATTGATCAAATTCTCCGCCGCTTTACAGGGACATTTCGCGGGCGCAATAGGATGGGATGCTGTTAATCTCTTCTTCGCTCCCTATTTAGAGGGGCTTTCCGATAGGGAAATCCACCAGCTCGCCCAGATGCTGATTTTCGAATTCTCCCAGCAAGCAGTAGCGAGAGGTGGACAAGCTATCTTCAGCGATATTAACCTCTATTGGGAGGTTCCCGAACATTTCGCCGATGTACCCGCAATCGGTCCGGGAGGGGAATACACGGGAAAAACTTATAAGGAATATGAAAAGGAAGCGCAGAGATTCGTCAAAGCCATATTTGAGGTCTACCTGGAAGGAGATGGAACGGGTCGTCCCTTCTTCTTCCCCAAGCCCCTTGTCCATATGACGGAGAAATTCTTCCAAACCGAGGGATGGCAGGATTTTCTCAATTTTATCTGCGAGGTGGCAGCGGAAAAGGGTAATACCTATTTCGTATTTGATAGGGGAGGAACGGCGAAAATCTCTGAATGTTGTAGGCTGTCCTTTAAATTAGAGGAATCAGATATGGCTGACGCAGCTCAGCCCTGGAAGATGCGTTATGCGGCGATTCAAAATGTCACCATCAATTTACCCCGCATCGCTTACGAGGCCGAAGGAAGCGACGCCTTGCTCTTTCATCTTTTGAGGGAGAGAGTGGAGCTCGCTGTAAAGGCGCATCTTCAAAAGAGGCGCTTCTTGGAGGAATTGCTATCGCTCGGTTCAGAGGGACCCTTGGCTCTACTCGCAATGAGCAGGGATGGTCAGCCCTATCTCAGAATGCATAGGGCAACCTATCTCATAGGAATGGTCGGTTTAAATGAAATGGTGCAGGCACACCTGGGGAAAGAAATGCATGAATGCAACGAGGCGCTGAAATTCGGCTTGAAAGTGATTGCGTTTATGAAGCTTCTTTGTGAGGAATTCTCACGAAAATACAATATGCGCTTCGTTTTAGAGCAAACCCCCGCTGAATCCGCCGCCCATAGGCTCGCGAAATTGGATTTGTCCCACTATCCGGATAAAGCCGAACATATTGTAAAGGGAGATATCTCCAAGGGAGAGATTTACTATACCAATTCCACCTATTTGAATGTCTCTGTGCCCATAAATCCCATAGAGAGGGTGAAGAAAGAAGGTCTTTTCCACCCATTGATAGAAGCGGGCGCTCTCACTCATATTTGGCTGGGAGAAGCAAGACCCAATGCGGAATCGCTCGCCAATTTCGTGGTGAAAGTATTCCGCCAGACGGAAAACGCCCAAATCGCCTTCTCCCCCGAGTTCACTTTCTGCAACAGATGCAGCAGCCTATCACGAGGAATATTAAACGCTTGTCCGCGCTGTTCCTCGCAGGATGTTGAGGGTATAACGAGAGTAACAGGATATTTCTCCCGCGTTTCCGGCTGGAATAAGGGAAAGAGGGGCGAGCTAAAAGACCGCTTCCGAAGCGGTAAGTACTTCCTTGAGGAAAAAATAAAATAA